The genomic region ggaggtatggggtgtgggactgcagcgttacctgctttgctgagaggccagatacacaatgtgtggggtatgggaggtatggggtgtgggactgcagcgttacctgctttgctgagaggccagatacacaatgtgtggggtatgggaagtatggggtgtgggactgcagcgttacctgctttgctgagaggccagatacacaatgtgtggggtatgggaagtatggggtgtgggactgcagcgttacctgctttgctgagaggccagacacacaatgtgtggggtatgggaggtatggggtgtgggactgcagcgttacctgctttgctgagaggccagacacacaatgtgtggggtatggggggtgtggggtgtgggactgcagcgttacctgctttgctgagaggccagatacacaatgtgtggggtatgggaagtatggggtgtgggactgcagcgttacctgctttgctgagaggccagatacacaatgtgtggggtatgggaggtatggggtgtgggactgcagcgttacctgctttgctgagaggccagatacacaatgtgtggggtatggggtgtggggtatggggtatgggaggtatggggggtgtggggtatggggtgtgtggggtgtgggactgcagcgttacgtgCCTCCTACGGAGTGAGCCGCCATTGATACTTGTAGCTCAGTGATACAGAGAAGGTTTCCTGGCGTTGGCGATCACCGCATCCTCACAATATAAATACATTAACCGGCTCGGTACCCGAGGGGCAGAACTGTCCTGGAATGAGGTAaacaggctgcgccccccccccccccaaagcccgCCCACTGCGCTGCTCAGGGCAGCTCGCCGGTTCGTGCCGTAGTCTTGCTGCGCCGTGGATTCACCCACCCCTCCACGGAGTGTCCGTGGGTCTTCTGGTGGCGCTTGTAGTTGTCCCAGTGGCCGGTGGTGTAGTGGCACTGCGCACAGCGGAAGGGCTTCTCGCCCGTGTGCCGCAGCATGTGGCGCTTCAGGTTCATGCTCTGGTTGCAGCTGTAGCTGCACACGCCGCAGCGGAAGGGCTTGTCCCCGGAGTGGATGCGGCCGTGCCGCTTTAGGTTGGCAAGGTTCCCGCAGGCGTAGTCGCACACGTGGCACTTGTAGGGCTTCTCGCCGGTGTGTACGCGCTGGTGCCGCTTCAGGTTGTCATAGTGGGCAGAGGCATAGGGGCACAGCGGGCACTTGTAGGGCTTCTCCCCGCTGTGCGTCTTCATGTGCCTGGACAGGTGGTTGGGGTAGTGGGTGACGAAGGGGCACATGATGCAGGAGAAGCCCTTGCCGGGACTGCCAGGCCCAGACGCTGGGGAGGAGCTGCAGCGGGCACAGAATTGTCCTTCCGCAGCCCCCTCCTCGTCATCGTCATCATGGTGGCAGCCTTCGTCTAGGACCAGGCCGCACGAGCGGCAGGTGAAGGGGAAGAGCAGCTCAGGGAGGCCATCATCAGGTGGAGGTGGGGGTACAGGGGGCGAAGGTGCACGGCTCAGGCGGGCGCAAGCAGGCAGGAAGGCGTCAAGGTCATTGGAGGTTACCGGAAGCGTCAGGGCGGGTACAGGCACGCCTGCCGGGGAAGGAGAAGAGAAACCTTGTCACTCACAGCTCtagtcaccctgcagtgggagggagagacgcCCCAtgtacctgtgtcaccctgcagtgggagggagagacgcCCCAtgtacctgtgtcaccctgcagtgggagggacagacaccccatgtacctgtgtcaccctgcagtgggagggacagacgccagcatgtacctgtgtcaccctgcagtgggagggacgcCAGCatgtgcctgtgtcaccctgcagtgggagggagagacgcCCCAtgtacctgtgtcaccctgcagtgggagggacgccagcatgtacctgtgtcaccctgcagtgggagggagagacgcCCCatgtgcctgtgtcaccctgcagtggtaGGGACAGACGCCCCAtgtacctgtgtcaccctgcagtgggagggacagacgccAGCatgtgcctgtgtcaccctgcagtgggagggagagacgcCCCAtgtacctgtgtcaccctgcagtgggagggagagacgcCCCatgtgcctgtgtcaccctgcagtgggagggagagacgcCCCatgtgcctgtgtcaccctgcagtgggagggagagacgcCCCAtgtacctgtgtcaccctgcagtgggagggacagacgtcagcatgtacctgtgtcaccctgcagtgggagggacagacgccAGCatgtgcctgtgtcaccctgcagtgggagggacagacgccagcatgtacctgtgtcaccctgcagtgggagggacgcCAGCttgtgcctgtgtcaccctgcagtgggagggacgcCAGCATGtgcctgtcaccctgcagtgggcgggacagacgcCAGCTtgtacctgtgtcaccctgcagtgggagggacagacgccAGCatgtgcctgtgtcaccctgcagtgggagggacagacgccagcatgtacctgtgtcaccctgcagtgggagggacgcCAGCATGtgcctgtcaccctgcagtgggagggacagacgccagcatgtacctgtgtcaccctgcagtgggagggacgcCAGCatgtgcctgtgtcaccctgcagtgggagggacagacgccAGCatgtgcctgtgtcaccctgcagtgggagggacagacgccCCAtgtacctgtgtcaccctgcagtgggagggacagacgccAGCatgtgcctgtgtcaccctgcagtgggaggga from Ascaphus truei isolate aAscTru1 unplaced genomic scaffold, aAscTru1.hap1 HAP1_SCAFFOLD_685, whole genome shotgun sequence harbors:
- the LOC142485969 gene encoding zinc finger protein 513-like isoform X2, with the translated sequence MEIPCYSLSEDEYSGYRPLSADSDAEAGGSPSPCGQCGATLGGSSRCLDLAFGHRCLPCLTSSSSAGGSPPPSLPIPPSTTAMTTQGLKERLLYPCKLCPFSTHYSSHLKRHMKTHNGEKPFRCPHCLYASAQLVNLKRHLRTHTGEKPFRCEHCGFSCSSPGNLKRHQRVHTQEKPYACSLCPYRCNQSRNLKRHLLGHRRRGQERQRHGVRREEVGEDEEGEEEEEEERGAARKQVEGVPVPALTLPVTSNDLDAFLPACARLSRAPSPPVPPPPPDDGLPELLFPFTCRSCGLVLDEGCHHDDDDEEGAAEGQFCARCSSSPASGPGSPGKGFSCIMCPFVTHYPNHLSRHMKTHSGEKPYKCPLCPYASAHYDNLKRHQRVHTGEKPYKCHVCDYACGNLANLKRHGRIHSGDKPFRCGVCSYSCNQSMNLKRHMLRHTGEKPFRCAQCHYTTGHWDNYKRHQKTHGHSVEGWVNPRRSKTTARTGELP